A window from Aerosakkonema funiforme FACHB-1375 encodes these proteins:
- a CDS encoding TenA family protein translates to MTVSSDLWQSNLDLAHACLKHPFVQGIADGTLSKKRFAYYVGQDAFFLGAFARAYSVAAAKAFDWDGFATFHSLAGSVLEELRLHEGYAAQWGVDLLSIRSTPATRRYTDFLMATAWGSDIGVTATAMVPCLRLYSFLGYSLAENGIPDHLYGEWIRTYSSAEFLQLAEKLERLVDRYGAATTMLQETYRYAMLCERDFFQAAWDVESGSSSN, encoded by the coding sequence ATGACAGTCTCCAGCGACTTGTGGCAAAGTAATCTAGATTTAGCGCACGCCTGTCTCAAACATCCATTTGTGCAGGGTATCGCCGACGGCACACTTTCCAAAAAACGGTTTGCCTACTATGTGGGACAAGACGCTTTCTTTTTGGGCGCTTTTGCCCGTGCTTATAGCGTTGCTGCTGCCAAAGCATTTGACTGGGATGGGTTTGCAACGTTTCACTCTCTCGCTGGCAGTGTTTTGGAAGAACTGCGGCTGCACGAAGGTTATGCAGCTCAGTGGGGAGTAGATTTGCTTTCGATTCGATCGACACCTGCTACGCGCCGTTATACGGACTTCTTGATGGCAACAGCTTGGGGCAGTGACATTGGCGTCACTGCCACCGCAATGGTTCCCTGTCTGCGCCTCTATAGTTTTTTGGGCTATAGCTTGGCCGAAAACGGTATTCCAGATCATCTTTATGGTGAATGGATTCGCACTTACAGTAGCGCGGAGTTTTTGCAGCTAGCGGAGAAACTGGAACGGTTGGTCGATCGCTATGGGGCTGCCACAACGATGCTTCAGGAAACTTATCGCTACGCTATGCTGTGCGAACGGGACTTTTTCCAAGCCGCTTGGGACGTGGAAAGTGGCAGCAGCAGCAATTAG
- the lpxB gene encoding lipid-A-disaccharide synthase, with protein sequence MKSQRKTLFISTGEVSGDLQGGLLIDALKRQAQKSGMELEIVALGGSRMAQAGARLLGNTTAIGSVGILESLPYIWPTLEIQRRAKEYLQKNPPDLVVSIDYMGPNLAIGSYVRRHFPKVPIVYYIAPQEWVWSPSLRNTVQIARMTDLLLAIFPEEARYFQKHGVKVNWVGHPLLDRMQNFPSREEARATLGISADEVAIALLPASRSQEIKYVLPIIFQAAQQIQQKIPEVKFWIPLSLEVYRDAIQKAIAAYGLRATLISEKTQEVLAAADLAITKSGTVNLEIALLEVPQVVIYRVSPITAWLARHLLKFSIPFMSPPNLVQMKSIVPELLQEEASPENIVREAMNLLNPDIRSQTLAEYRQMRQALGELGVCDRAAKAILEMLSVEVRE encoded by the coding sequence TTGAAGTCACAACGAAAAACACTATTTATCAGTACTGGAGAAGTGTCTGGCGATCTGCAAGGGGGGTTATTGATAGACGCCCTAAAGCGCCAAGCACAAAAATCGGGAATGGAATTGGAAATAGTGGCGTTGGGGGGTTCCCGAATGGCGCAAGCGGGCGCAAGGCTGCTAGGGAATACGACAGCGATCGGTTCGGTGGGAATATTAGAATCCCTACCTTACATTTGGCCAACCCTTGAGATTCAGCGTCGCGCTAAAGAATACCTCCAGAAAAATCCACCGGACTTGGTGGTATCGATCGACTATATGGGGCCAAATTTAGCGATCGGCAGTTATGTGCGTCGCCACTTTCCCAAAGTGCCGATAGTATATTACATCGCGCCGCAGGAGTGGGTGTGGTCGCCGAGTCTGCGGAACACCGTTCAAATTGCCAGGATGACAGATTTGTTGTTGGCGATTTTTCCAGAAGAAGCGCGTTATTTCCAAAAGCACGGCGTCAAAGTCAACTGGGTCGGTCATCCGTTGCTGGATCGAATGCAGAATTTCCCCAGTCGGGAAGAAGCGCGTGCAACATTAGGTATTTCTGCGGATGAAGTGGCGATCGCACTGTTACCCGCTTCCCGATCGCAGGAAATAAAATATGTATTGCCGATAATATTCCAAGCGGCGCAGCAAATCCAGCAAAAAATTCCGGAAGTGAAGTTCTGGATACCCCTATCTCTGGAAGTTTACCGGGATGCAATCCAAAAAGCGATCGCAGCTTACGGTTTGCGTGCTACTTTGATTAGCGAGAAGACACAGGAAGTGCTGGCAGCAGCTGACTTAGCAATTACCAAATCTGGCACCGTTAATCTGGAAATTGCGCTTTTGGAAGTGCCGCAAGTGGTGATTTACCGGGTTAGCCCTATTACAGCATGGTTAGCCCGCCATTTACTTAAATTTTCGATTCCTTTCATGTCGCCGCCTAATTTGGTGCAGATGAAGTCGATCGTACCGGAGTTGTTGCAAGAAGAAGCCAGTCCGGAAAATATTGTACGCGAGGCGATGAATTTGCTCAATCCCGATATCCGTAGCCAAACTTTAGCTGAATATCGCCAGATGCGTCAAGCTTTGGGAGAATTGGGAGTATGCGATCGCGCTGCCAAAGCAATTCTAGAAATGTTATCCGTAGAGGTTAGGGAATAG
- the lpxA gene encoding acyl-ACP--UDP-N-acetylglucosamine O-acyltransferase, whose amino-acid sequence MPTLIHPTAVIHPHAELHPSVRVGAYAVIGEKVKVGAETVIGHHAVIEGPTEIGERNEIFPGAAIGLEPQDLKYDGSLSSVKIGDGNKIREYVTINRATNAGEATVIGNHNLLMAYVHVAHNCAIENSVVIANNVSLAGHVHIESKAVIGGVLGIHQFVRVGTLAMVGGMSRIDRDVPPYMLVEGNPSRVRSLNLVGIKRAGFTSAELGYLKKAFRILYRSGLTLDRSLEELDLLPENEQLQHLLSFLRLSLLPGRRGPMSGKRHSLTEES is encoded by the coding sequence ATGCCTACCCTGATTCATCCCACAGCTGTAATTCATCCCCACGCTGAGCTGCACCCCTCTGTTCGGGTAGGCGCTTATGCGGTGATTGGCGAAAAAGTAAAAGTTGGTGCCGAAACTGTTATCGGTCATCATGCAGTGATTGAAGGGCCAACAGAAATTGGCGAACGCAACGAAATTTTTCCCGGCGCAGCAATTGGCTTGGAACCCCAAGATTTAAAATACGATGGCTCCCTTAGTTCGGTGAAAATCGGCGATGGCAATAAGATTCGCGAATATGTCACTATCAATCGCGCTACCAATGCAGGTGAGGCAACGGTTATTGGCAATCACAATCTCTTGATGGCATATGTTCACGTCGCACACAATTGTGCGATCGAAAATTCTGTGGTCATTGCTAACAATGTTTCCTTAGCCGGTCACGTTCACATTGAGTCAAAAGCTGTGATTGGCGGGGTGTTGGGTATCCATCAATTTGTTCGTGTTGGCACTCTGGCAATGGTGGGCGGTATGAGTCGGATCGATCGCGATGTGCCTCCTTATATGTTAGTCGAGGGCAACCCTTCGCGTGTGCGAAGTCTCAATTTGGTTGGCATTAAACGCGCCGGTTTTACTTCTGCTGAACTCGGATATCTCAAAAAAGCTTTTCGCATTCTCTATCGTTCTGGTTTGACTCTCGATCGATCTCTCGAAGAACTCGATCTCCTTCCCGAAAACGAACAATTGCAACACTTGCTTTCCTTCCTCCGATTGTCTCTGCTTCCAGGTCGTCGCGGCCCTATGTCTGGTAAGCGCCATTCTTTGACTGAGGAATCTTAA
- a CDS encoding RNA-guided endonuclease InsQ/TnpB family protein, translating into MLVFEAKLEGASQQYERLDEAINTARFVRNSCLRYWMDNKNIGKYDLSAYCAVLGKEFAFAGKLNSQARQASAERAWSAISRFYDNCKKKKPGNMGFPRFKKHQTHGCVEYKTTGWKLSEDRRTITFSDGFEAGSFKLWGTRDLHFYQLKQIKRVRVVRRADGYYVQFCIDQERVEKREPTGKTIGLDVGLTHFYSDSNGQTIENPRHLRKSEKALKRLNRRLSRTRKGSNNRAKSRNRLSRKHLKVSRQRKDFAVKLARCVVQSNDLVAYEDLQVRNMVKNHKLSKSISDAAWSNFRNWLEYFGKVFGVVTVAVPPHYTSQNCSNCGEVVKKSLSQRTHRCPHCGHMQDRDWNAAINILELGLRTVGHTATLNASGDIDLCLGEETPPGKSSRGKRKPKQ; encoded by the coding sequence ATGTTGGTATTTGAGGCAAAACTTGAAGGAGCTTCGCAGCAGTATGAAAGGCTAGATGAAGCCATCAACACTGCTAGGTTCGTTCGGAATAGCTGTCTTAGATACTGGATGGACAACAAAAACATCGGAAAGTACGATTTGAGTGCATACTGCGCCGTTCTGGGGAAAGAGTTTGCATTCGCAGGTAAGCTCAACTCCCAAGCTAGGCAAGCATCTGCCGAACGTGCTTGGTCTGCCATTTCTCGGTTCTACGACAACTGTAAAAAGAAAAAGCCAGGAAATATGGGATTCCCACGTTTCAAGAAGCATCAAACTCACGGCTGTGTTGAATATAAAACAACAGGCTGGAAGTTGAGTGAAGATAGGCGAACTATTACATTCAGCGACGGATTTGAAGCAGGAAGTTTTAAACTGTGGGGAACTCGTGACCTGCACTTTTATCAGTTGAAGCAGATTAAACGAGTTCGGGTTGTGCGTAGGGCTGACGGATACTACGTACAGTTTTGCATTGACCAAGAACGGGTTGAGAAGAGAGAACCAACAGGTAAAACCATTGGATTGGATGTTGGACTGACTCACTTCTATAGCGATTCCAACGGGCAGACGATTGAGAATCCCCGTCATTTGAGGAAGTCTGAAAAGGCACTCAAGCGGCTAAACAGGAGACTTTCCCGAACCCGAAAAGGCTCAAACAATAGAGCTAAGAGCAGAAACCGTTTGAGCCGGAAGCACCTCAAGGTAAGTAGGCAGCGTAAAGACTTTGCGGTGAAGTTAGCAAGGTGCGTAGTCCAGTCTAACGACTTGGTTGCCTACGAGGACTTGCAGGTGCGGAATATGGTGAAAAATCACAAGCTTTCCAAGTCTATCTCTGATGCAGCTTGGTCTAATTTCCGCAACTGGTTGGAGTATTTCGGTAAGGTGTTTGGAGTGGTAACGGTCGCCGTTCCCCCGCACTACACCAGTCAAAATTGCTCTAACTGTGGGGAAGTTGTCAAAAAGTCATTAAGTCAGCGTACTCATAGATGCCCTCATTGCGGTCATATGCAGGATAGAGACTGGAACGCAGCTATCAACATATTGGAGTTAGGACTTCGTACCGTGGGACACACGGCAACGTTAAACGCCTCTGGAGATATCGACCTCTGCTTGGGTGAGGAAACTCCTCCTGGTAAGTCGAGTCGTGGAAAGAGGAAGCCCAAACAGTGA
- the cobS gene encoding adenosylcobinamide-GDP ribazoletransferase encodes MSHRHWVRWVRQFWHQQTSTLAAAIAFYTCLPVPISWTLAFRGIARLAPLVGVAIGGILGLLDAGLHLLGMPILTRSALAIVAWIAVTGGLHLDGAMDTADGLAVPDPQRRLEVMSDSVTGAFGAMAAIAILLLKTVALRDIDSYRWLALMAAAGWGRWGQLVAIICYPYLKPTGKGAIHKESNPSASDLIPGFVLLLGLSGFLVIVDERSWLMAAGMVFGGSAIAVLTGAWFNHKLGGHTGDTYGAVVEWTEALLLCLLTGL; translated from the coding sequence ATGAGTCATCGACACTGGGTTAGATGGGTTCGTCAGTTTTGGCATCAGCAGACAAGTACGCTGGCTGCGGCGATCGCCTTTTACACCTGTCTGCCCGTCCCCATTAGTTGGACGCTAGCTTTCCGGGGCATAGCCCGCCTCGCCCCACTCGTAGGAGTGGCGATTGGCGGAATTTTAGGGCTGCTGGATGCTGGGCTGCATCTGCTGGGTATGCCGATACTTACCCGGTCTGCCCTTGCGATCGTGGCTTGGATTGCCGTCACAGGCGGATTGCATTTGGATGGTGCAATGGATACGGCAGATGGGCTGGCAGTACCAGATCCCCAACGTCGCCTAGAGGTGATGTCTGACAGCGTGACGGGGGCTTTTGGCGCGATGGCGGCGATCGCTATTTTGTTATTGAAAACAGTTGCTTTAAGAGATATTGATTCTTACCGCTGGTTGGCTTTGATGGCGGCGGCAGGTTGGGGACGTTGGGGGCAATTGGTGGCTATAATCTGCTATCCCTACCTCAAGCCTACCGGGAAAGGCGCAATTCATAAGGAATCCAACCCTTCAGCTTCCGACCTCATTCCTGGTTTCGTCCTGCTGCTGGGACTGAGCGGGTTTTTAGTTATTGTCGATGAGCGCAGCTGGCTGATGGCAGCAGGTATGGTTTTTGGTGGTAGTGCGATCGCCGTTCTAACCGGTGCGTGGTTTAATCACAAATTAGGCGGTCATACCGGCGATACCTATGGCGCTGTCGTGGAGTGGACGGAAGCTTTACTACTCTGTCTCCTCACCGGACTCTAG
- a CDS encoding TMEM14 family protein, whose translation MDLIAVWSILVYALAVALGGIFGYLKAKSKMSLISGLLSGAALLAAWFLALQQAQIGLAIATSIGAVLVVIFIARLVRTRKFMPAGLMMSLSFVATLVFLWGWLAIA comes from the coding sequence ATGGATCTGATTGCAGTCTGGTCTATTCTAGTTTATGCTTTGGCTGTTGCTTTGGGTGGTATTTTCGGCTACCTGAAAGCAAAAAGTAAGATGTCGTTGATATCTGGCTTGCTTAGCGGTGCAGCCCTACTGGCTGCGTGGTTTTTGGCGCTCCAACAAGCCCAAATCGGATTGGCAATAGCCACCAGTATAGGAGCTGTACTTGTAGTAATTTTTATTGCTCGGTTAGTCCGTACTCGTAAATTTATGCCCGCCGGTTTAATGATGTCTTTAAGTTTTGTGGCAACTTTGGTGTTCTTGTGGGGTTGGTTGGCGATCGCATAG
- the fabZ gene encoding 3-hydroxyacyl-ACP dehydratase FabZ, with the protein MSTLIDVNTPDSQTSTEVKLGNGSATSTKTILTIEEIQNLLPHRYPFLLVDRIIDYVPGKLAVGIKNVSINEPHFQGHFPGRPLMPGVLIVEAMAQVGGIVLTQLPDIEGSLFVFAGIDGVRFRRPVVPGDQLVMTAELLCVKRRRFGKMQARAEVDGQLACEGELMFSLVD; encoded by the coding sequence ATGTCCACATTGATTGACGTAAACACACCCGACTCCCAAACTTCAACAGAAGTAAAATTAGGCAATGGTTCTGCGACATCTACCAAAACAATTTTGACGATCGAAGAAATTCAGAATCTGCTGCCGCACCGCTATCCCTTTTTACTCGTAGACCGGATTATCGATTATGTGCCGGGAAAGCTGGCAGTCGGAATTAAAAACGTTAGCATCAACGAACCTCATTTTCAAGGTCACTTTCCCGGACGTCCCCTGATGCCGGGTGTACTGATTGTGGAAGCTATGGCTCAAGTTGGTGGTATAGTTTTGACTCAGTTACCCGATATTGAAGGCAGCTTGTTTGTGTTTGCTGGCATTGATGGCGTCCGTTTCCGCCGTCCTGTCGTACCGGGCGACCAACTGGTGATGACTGCGGAACTGCTATGCGTCAAGCGGCGTCGCTTTGGTAAAATGCAGGCTCGTGCTGAAGTGGACGGCCAACTGGCTTGCGAAGGCGAACTGATGTTTTCCCTTGTAGACTAA
- the lpxC gene encoding UDP-3-O-acyl-N-acetylglucosamine deacetylase produces the protein MKAQQTLANAFEMSGVGLHSGAVTKVRVLPASPGEGRYFVRVDLPEQPIIPASLEVVSQTVLSTQLGQDSVSVRTVEHLLAALAGMGVDNVRIEIDGPEVPLLDGSAKVWVEEITQAGLIANTDTDADETPALLEEPIWIYQGDAFVAAVPTAEIRFSYGIDFDLPAIGNQWYSWSPSRESFAVAIAPARTFGLAHQIDELRAKGLIKGGSLENAIVCGESGWINPPLRFPNEPVRHKILDLVGDLSLLGNFPVAHFLAYKASHNLHVKLARLLQQQGLGMRN, from the coding sequence ATGAAAGCTCAACAAACGTTAGCAAATGCCTTTGAAATGTCCGGCGTCGGACTCCACAGCGGCGCTGTTACTAAAGTGCGAGTCCTACCAGCATCGCCCGGTGAAGGTCGCTACTTTGTTCGAGTAGATTTGCCAGAACAGCCAATAATTCCAGCAAGCCTCGAAGTTGTCAGTCAGACTGTTCTCTCGACTCAGTTGGGTCAGGACTCGGTATCTGTTCGCACGGTAGAACACTTGTTGGCTGCATTGGCGGGGATGGGAGTGGATAACGTTCGGATTGAAATCGATGGCCCGGAAGTGCCGCTTTTGGATGGTTCGGCTAAAGTTTGGGTGGAAGAAATCACTCAAGCAGGATTAATCGCCAACACGGACACGGATGCAGACGAGACGCCTGCACTACTCGAAGAACCGATTTGGATTTATCAAGGCGATGCTTTTGTGGCGGCTGTACCGACGGCGGAAATTCGATTTAGCTACGGGATTGATTTCGACTTGCCAGCGATCGGCAATCAGTGGTACAGTTGGTCGCCAAGCAGGGAAAGTTTTGCTGTGGCGATCGCTCCCGCTCGTACTTTTGGTTTGGCACACCAGATCGATGAGTTACGCGCTAAGGGTTTAATTAAAGGAGGCAGTTTGGAAAATGCGATCGTTTGCGGTGAGTCCGGTTGGATTAATCCTCCATTACGATTTCCAAATGAGCCAGTGCGTCATAAAATTTTAGACTTAGTAGGCGATCTGAGCTTACTGGGAAATTTTCCGGTAGCCCACTTCCTCGCCTACAAAGCCAGCCACAACCTGCATGTCAAATTGGCGCGGTTGTTGCAACAACAGGGACTGGGGATGAGAAATTAG
- a CDS encoding ComF family protein, protein MSNWTAKVKGLLNLFLQSTCPICERRTPKQFCQDCQRQLERCQMSKPDKFWQGELPIFAWGVYGGALKRALKVLKYEKKPEIAEPLGHWLGEAWQKSGLAGSTKLTVVPIPLHANKQRQRGYNQAELLAESFCEVAGLPIERYGLERVRDTKPQFGLSAVERKENVAGAFELGKGFSQRRPASAILLLDDIYTTGDTARSAAHTLHQHGIRIYGIAAIATPGPTNSFDRTKLET, encoded by the coding sequence ATGAGTAACTGGACTGCAAAAGTAAAGGGATTGCTAAATTTGTTTTTGCAATCCACCTGTCCCATATGCGAGCGTCGGACGCCCAAACAATTTTGTCAAGACTGCCAGAGGCAACTGGAACGCTGCCAGATGTCCAAACCTGACAAATTTTGGCAGGGAGAACTGCCGATTTTTGCTTGGGGAGTGTACGGCGGGGCGCTCAAAAGGGCGCTCAAAGTACTGAAATACGAAAAAAAACCGGAAATAGCAGAGCCTTTGGGACACTGGCTGGGCGAAGCTTGGCAGAAATCTGGCTTGGCTGGTAGCACAAAACTGACAGTAGTACCTATTCCACTTCATGCGAACAAGCAGCGCCAAAGAGGTTACAATCAGGCAGAGTTGCTGGCAGAAAGTTTTTGCGAGGTAGCTGGGTTGCCCATAGAACGATATGGTTTGGAACGGGTGCGCGATACAAAACCACAGTTTGGCTTGTCTGCGGTAGAGCGAAAAGAAAATGTGGCCGGGGCGTTTGAATTGGGAAAAGGATTTTCGCAGCGTCGTCCTGCTTCAGCAATCCTGTTGTTAGACGACATTTATACGACTGGAGATACTGCAAGGTCTGCTGCCCATACGCTGCACCAACATGGAATACGAATCTATGGCATAGCAGCGATCGCTACTCCTGGGCCAACTAATTCTTTCGATCGCACTAAACTGGAAACCTAA
- a CDS encoding PPC domain-containing protein — MIKAFAARFSQALLVPATLLAVCLSTLTVRAQTQSRLYNPISLPANNEITDSLSDKDIPTGQGGFARDYAVTLNTGDNVAIDLTSENFDTIVTLLAKNGTTVAENDDGPDGSTNSLLFTRIKDNGTYIIRVRAFGETAGGEFKLKVTRLREI, encoded by the coding sequence ATGATTAAAGCTTTTGCTGCTCGTTTTAGCCAAGCCCTGCTCGTTCCTGCAACCTTGCTGGCAGTTTGCTTAAGTACACTGACAGTTCGGGCTCAAACTCAAAGTCGGTTGTATAACCCTATTTCCTTACCAGCTAATAATGAAATTACCGATTCCCTCTCGGACAAGGATATTCCCACGGGCCAAGGCGGTTTTGCCCGCGACTATGCCGTAACTTTGAATACAGGAGACAACGTGGCGATCGATCTCACATCCGAAAACTTTGACACGATCGTCACCTTGCTGGCTAAAAACGGCACGACGGTTGCGGAAAATGATGACGGGCCCGACGGCAGCACCAACTCGCTGCTGTTCACTCGCATTAAAGATAACGGCACTTACATTATTAGAGTGCGGGCATTTGGGGAAACAGCGGGTGGTGAATTTAAGCTCAAAGTAACGCGCTTGCGGGAGATTTAA